The genomic interval cacacacacacacacacacacacacacacacagggttgtATATGCAGTATACTGTGTGTACATTGTGTGTAAATTGTATGTTTCCTGACCTGACTTGTTCACCCAGTTCCATGAAGAACTCGAACACGTTGTTCAAGATGAGAACATCTGCGCTCTGCAGCAGAACGTTCTGCAGACATACGTCAGTGTGGAGAACCTGCAGGAGAACACACTCAGCAGGTTCTGCTgggttttagtgtgtgtgtgtgtgtgtgtgtgtgtgtgtacctggatGCGGTCGGTCATCTTGTATTTCTGCAGGATGTTTCTCTGCAGATTCACAAACTCCTCATTGATCTCCAGACCAATCAGGTGAGACGCTGAGCTGAACACATGACCCTgaagaaacacactcacattaacacacacacggacGCACACAGATGCATGTTATGTACATTAtgtgttctcctgtgtgtgtgtgtgtatgtgtgtgttctcctgtgtgtgtgtgtgtgtgtgtgtgtgtgtgtgtgtgtgtgtgtgtgtgttctcgtgtgtgtgtgtgtgtgtgtgtgttctcctgtgtgtgtgtgtgtgtgtgtgtgtgtgtgtgtgtgtgtgtgtgtgtgtgttttcctgtgtgtgttttcctgtgtgtgtactcctgtgtgtgtgtgtgtgtgttctcctgtgtgtgtgtgtgtgtgtgtgtgtgtgtgtgtgtgtgtgttctcctgaCCCCGTACAGAACAGCTCCCAGCCTGGAGCCGACGTCCACAACCATCCGTCCACTCAGGTCCGGAAGAACGTTCTCAAACAGGAACTGAAGCTCTGAGATGGAGAAGGAGTGAGAGATGAAGTCTGCAGGAGAACGACAGGAAGGAGAACATGATGAGGAACAGACGGAGGTCAGGggactgatgatgatgatgatgatgatgatgatgatgatgatgttctgACCCAGAGGGGCGGTTCTGTAGGATCCACAGGTGAGACAGTAGGAGCGACTCATGGTTCCCTCTTCACACAGAATGTCCACCTGATCCTCATCGTACAAGAAACCATCCACGTGGACCGTCGGCCGAGAACGCTGC from Plectropomus leopardus isolate mb unplaced genomic scaffold, YSFRI_Pleo_2.0 unplaced_scaffold3907, whole genome shotgun sequence carries:
- the zgc:109986 gene encoding uncharacterized protein zgc:109986 isoform X2, with translation MQQRSRPTVHVDGFLYDEDQVDILCEEGTMSRSYCLTCGSYRTAPLDFISHSFSISELQFLFENVLPDLSGRMVVDVGSRLGAVLYGGHVFSSASHLIGLEINEEFVNLQRNILQKYKMTDRIQVLHTDVCLQNVLLQSADVLILNNVFEFFMELGEQVRAWRFIMENFRKRGSLLVTVPALQESLSTLQEALAPDWVEELPVDYDVFVGGDSDADSLRQIHLYRVM
- the zgc:109986 gene encoding uncharacterized protein zgc:109986 isoform X1 — protein: MFQMQQRSRPTVHVDGFLYDEDQVDILCEEGTMSRSYCLTCGSYRTAPLDFISHSFSISELQFLFENVLPDLSGRMVVDVGSRLGAVLYGGHVFSSASHLIGLEINEEFVNLQRNILQKYKMTDRIQVLHTDVCLQNVLLQSADVLILNNVFEFFMELGEQVRAWRFIMENFRKRGSLLVTVPALQESLSTLQEALAPDWVEELPVDYDVFVGGDSDADSLRQIHLYRVM